CCGGCCCTCCACCGGGAGGTGGGCAGGTTTGCCGCTGGATTAGGCCTTTTTCGCCTGGTTACCGTAGGGGAACTGGCCCGGGAAATAGCTGCCGGGGCAATAGCCGCCGGCATGCCGCCGGGACAGGTTTTCAGCTGCGCCAGTCACAGGGAAGCAGTGGGGCACCTGCTGGATCTAGGGGCCGGGGATGTCGTCCTTTTTAAGGGCTCCCGCCTGGCGGGGATGGAGCAGGTCCTGGCCGCCTGGGAGGGGGAGGCCGATGGCTGAGGCTTTAAAAGCCCTGGGCCTGGCGGCGGGGATTACCATAATCCTGGGGCCAGCGGTAATTGCTATTTTAAAACGTCTGAAGGCCGGGCAGACTGTTCGCGATGACGGCCCTCGCCGCCACCTGGCCAAAACCGGTACCCCGACCATGGGTGGCATCTTATTTTTAACCGGCTTGACCGCCGCTTCCCTGGTAATGGCCCCGGTTTCACCGTTAATGTTATCGGCTCTCATTCTAACCTGGGGTTATGCTTTGATTGGCCTTGCTGACGATGGCTTGAAGGTAGTTTGCCACCGCCCTTTAGGCCTTTATGCCCGCCAGAAGCTGGGCGGCCAGGTGTTCCTGGGCCTGGTAGCCGGCGTGGTGGCCATGCTCTGGCTGGGCCGGGGCAGCGCCCTCCAGGTGCCTTTAACCGGTTTAACCCTGGACCTGGGCTGGTCTTACCCGCTGCTGGCGGCCTTGCTCATGGTGGCTACAACTAACGCCGTTAACCTGACGGATGGGCTGGACGGCCTGGCGGCCGGCATTACCCTGTGGGTGGCCCTGGCCTATGGCCTTATAGCCCTGGCTGCCGGGCAGCGGGAGATGGCAATATTTGCTGCCGCCCTGGCGGGAGGATGTCTGGGTTTTTTAGCGTATAATTTCCATCCGGCGAAAGTTTTTATGGGTGATACCGGTTCCCTGGCCCTGGGGGCGGCCATCGGTTTCCTGGCCATCATGACCCGGACGGAACTGGTATTGCCGGTCCTGGGCGGGGTTTACGTTATCGAAGCCCTTTCGGTGATCCTCCAGGTAGCTTCCTTTCGCCTTACCGGCCGGCGCCTCTTTCGCATGAGCCCCCTGCACCATCACTTTGAACTGGCCGGCTGGCCGGAAACGAGAGTAGTGCTTTTTTTCTGGGTCCTGGCCATAGTTCTGGCTGCAGCCGGGCTTTATGTTTTAACTATTTAAAAGTGGACAGGAAGAAGGTAGAAAAATGTCCTGGCAGGGCAAGAAAGTACTGGTAGTAGGCCTGGGTAAAAGCGGCCGGGCGGCAGCAGCCGAATTGGCCCGCCTGGGCGCCAGGGTTACGGCCTGTGATCACAAATTGCTGGAGGGGGAAGAATTAGATGCTTTAAGCAGGGCCGGGGTGGAGCTTATCTTAGGCCGCTACCCGGAAGTAGCTTTGCTGCAACCCCACCTGGTGGTAACCAGTCCCGGTGTACCTTCCTGGGAACCGCCCCTGGCTGGGGCGCGGCAGCTGGGGATTCCCATATGGAGTGAACTGGAGCTGGCCTACCGCCTCCTGCCGCCGGGGGTAAAGATAGCAGCCGTTACCGGGACCAACGGCAAGACAACTACCACCGCCCTGTGCGGGCAGATCCTCCAGGATGCCGGCCTGCCGGTGGTAGTAAGGGGCAATATCGGCATTCCCCTGGTAAAGGAAATAAAGGAGATAGCTCCGGGAGGCTATGTCGTTTGCGAGGTCAGCAGCTTCCAGCTGGAGACCGTAGCCTCTTTCCGCCCGCGGGTGGCGGTGATTTTGAATATTACCCCGGACCACCTGGACCGCCATGGCGATTTAGCCGGCTATATAGCCGCCAAAGCTCGCCTCATGGCCTTCCAGGAGGCGGGAGATTTTGCCGTTTTAAATTACGATGATCCCTTAACCCGCGATCTGGCTGATAAGACGAAAGCCCGGGTATTATTTTTCAGCCGCCGGCAGCAGCCGGAGCCGGGTGCCTTTCTTAAAGACGATGTAATCTACGCCAACCTCGGGCACGGGGAAATCAGGTTGTGCCACCGGGCAGAGCTTTCTTTAAAAGGCGCCCATAACCTCGAAAACTGCCTGGCAGCTTCCCTGGTTGCCCTGGCTCTGGGGGTAAAGCCGGAACAGTTAATAGCCACTCTAAAAACCTTCCCCGGTGTTCCCCACCGCCTGGAACGGATAGCCGAAGTGGACGGTGTCCTCTATATTAATGACTCTAAAGGGACGAACCCCGAGGCGACCATGAAGGCTATTGAGGCCTATCCCAACCCCCTGGTCCTTATTGCCGGGGGGAGGAATAAAGGCAGTGACTTTACTCTGCTGGCTCAGAAAATGGCCGGCCGGGTCAAGTACCTGGTCCTGGTGGGCGAAGCGGCTTGCGACCTGGAGCAGGCTGCCAGGAGGGCGGGGATTGAGCATATCTACCGGGCCTCTGATTTTAAAGATGCCGTCCTTAAGGCAGCCCGACAGGCCTCCCCAGGGGACATCGTCATGCTCTCGCCGGCCTGCGCCAGCTGGGATATGTTTAAAAACTACGAAGAACGGGGCGACCTGTTCAAAAGTATAGTACGTGAACTGGCGGAAAACAGCTACGGAGGAGGTAACCATCATGCGCCGCAGGGCGGGGCCCGTTGATTTCTGGATCTTACTGCCATGTGTGCTCCTGCTCGGGATAGGGATTATCATGGTTTTTAGCGCCAGCGCCCTTACTTCCTCCTACAACTATGGCGACCCCTACTACTTTTTAAAACGCCAGCTGGCCTGGGCGGCTATAGGCCTGAGCGGGCTTTTTTTTACCATGCAGCTTGATTATATCTATTTGCGCCGCCTGGCAGCTCCTTTCCTGGGGTTGGCCGTTATCCTTCTGGTGCTGGTCCTGATTATCGGCACCGCTTCCCGGGGTTCGGCCCGTTGGCTGGGGGTGGGCTCCTTAAGTTTCCAGCCTTCGGAAACTATAAAACTGGCCATGGTCATCTTCCTGGCAAGCAGCCTGGCCCAGAACCGCCAGCGTCTCCATTCCCTGGTGCAAGGGATAGGACCTTATCTCGCCCTGATGGCCATGGTGTGTCTCCTTATCCTGGCCCAGCCCGACCTTGGCACAGCTGTGGCCGTGGCCGGGACCACCTACTTCATGCTCATGGTAGGGGGGGCGGATAAACGTTACCTGGCCCTGCTGGCGGTCCTGGGGGTGGCGGCGGTGGCCCTGGCCATTATCATTGCCCCCTACCGTATGGCCCGTTTTACCGCCTTTCTAAACCCCTGGGCCGACCCCCGCGGGAATGGCTGGCAGACGATCCAGTCCCTGCTGGCAATTGGCTCCGGCGGCCTCTTCGGTACCGGTCTGGGCCAGGGGCGGCAGAAGCTGTATTACCTTCCGGAAAACCACACGGACTTTATCTTCGCCATTTTAAGCGAAGAGCTGGGGTTTATCGGCGCCGCCCTGGTGGTAATCCTCTTTTTAATCCTGGTCTGGCGAGGGTTCCATACCGCTTTTAAAGCTCCCGATGCCTTTGGGAGCCTCCTGGCCGCCGGCCTGACCATAATGCTGGCCCTCCAGGCCCTGATCAATATGGGGGTGGTCACGGGGATGCTGCCGGTGACGGGCATCACCTTGCCCCTGGTGAGCTACGGGGGTTCTTCCCTGATTTTTACCTTGCT
This Moorella sp. E308F DNA region includes the following protein-coding sequences:
- the mraY gene encoding phospho-N-acetylmuramoyl-pentapeptide-transferase, with the protein product MAEALKALGLAAGITIILGPAVIAILKRLKAGQTVRDDGPRRHLAKTGTPTMGGILFLTGLTAASLVMAPVSPLMLSALILTWGYALIGLADDGLKVVCHRPLGLYARQKLGGQVFLGLVAGVVAMLWLGRGSALQVPLTGLTLDLGWSYPLLAALLMVATTNAVNLTDGLDGLAAGITLWVALAYGLIALAAGQREMAIFAAALAGGCLGFLAYNFHPAKVFMGDTGSLALGAAIGFLAIMTRTELVLPVLGGVYVIEALSVILQVASFRLTGRRLFRMSPLHHHFELAGWPETRVVLFFWVLAIVLAAAGLYVLTI
- the murD gene encoding UDP-N-acetylmuramoyl-L-alanine--D-glutamate ligase, with the protein product MSWQGKKVLVVGLGKSGRAAAAELARLGARVTACDHKLLEGEELDALSRAGVELILGRYPEVALLQPHLVVTSPGVPSWEPPLAGARQLGIPIWSELELAYRLLPPGVKIAAVTGTNGKTTTTALCGQILQDAGLPVVVRGNIGIPLVKEIKEIAPGGYVVCEVSSFQLETVASFRPRVAVILNITPDHLDRHGDLAGYIAAKARLMAFQEAGDFAVLNYDDPLTRDLADKTKARVLFFSRRQQPEPGAFLKDDVIYANLGHGEIRLCHRAELSLKGAHNLENCLAASLVALALGVKPEQLIATLKTFPGVPHRLERIAEVDGVLYINDSKGTNPEATMKAIEAYPNPLVLIAGGRNKGSDFTLLAQKMAGRVKYLVLVGEAACDLEQAARRAGIEHIYRASDFKDAVLKAARQASPGDIVMLSPACASWDMFKNYEERGDLFKSIVRELAENSYGGGNHHAPQGGAR
- the ftsW gene encoding putative lipid II flippase FtsW, giving the protein MRRRAGPVDFWILLPCVLLLGIGIIMVFSASALTSSYNYGDPYYFLKRQLAWAAIGLSGLFFTMQLDYIYLRRLAAPFLGLAVILLVLVLIIGTASRGSARWLGVGSLSFQPSETIKLAMVIFLASSLAQNRQRLHSLVQGIGPYLALMAMVCLLILAQPDLGTAVAVAGTTYFMLMVGGADKRYLALLAVLGVAAVALAIIIAPYRMARFTAFLNPWADPRGNGWQTIQSLLAIGSGGLFGTGLGQGRQKLYYLPENHTDFIFAILSEELGFIGAALVVILFLILVWRGFHTAFKAPDAFGSLLAAGLTIMLALQALINMGVVTGMLPVTGITLPLVSYGGSSLIFTLLGVGILLNISRYARH